A region of Streptomyces sp. WMMC500 DNA encodes the following proteins:
- a CDS encoding DAK2 domain-containing protein, protein MQVLDAASVRAWCALALEALGRGREEIDAVNVFPVADGDTGTNLYLTVESAAQAVDAVYGAFAAEDAGAGGGVEPAVADVLRAMAHGALIGARGNSGTILAELLRGLTGAVPQAGARAGAGGGAGELLAVALRRGADAARAAVEHPVEGTMLTVADAAAAAAVAAVTEEETGGPAGDAARVARGAYDGAREALAATTGQLEVLRRAGVVDAGGLGLVAVLGTLADALSGAARPTELGPEGPAGRGPGTRRTAARHDGSACAEPGGGGPAYEVIYLLEAGDAAVTRLRPRLDALGDSLVVVGGDGLWRVHVHVDDAGAAVEAGVEAGRPYRIRITHLPAGPAPGAPPSVKSGDGGPEGRAVVAVVPGDGLAALCAQAGAGVVTVREGEPPASGELAEAMRRTGAGEVVLLPNDAELRHTAAVAVEEARASGVRAALIPTRAAVQGLAALAVHDPRRRFDEDVVSMTAAAGATRHAELAVAEQEAWTTAGICRPGDVLGVVEGDVAVVGADLAETAEAVLDRMLAGGGELVTLVLGPDLPEGFGARLEAHVRGGHLAVDTVVYDGGSQSAPLLIGVE, encoded by the coding sequence GTGCAGGTGCTCGACGCCGCTTCCGTGCGGGCCTGGTGCGCCCTGGCCCTGGAGGCGCTGGGCCGCGGCCGGGAGGAGATCGACGCCGTCAACGTCTTCCCGGTCGCCGACGGCGACACCGGGACGAACCTCTACCTGACGGTGGAGTCGGCGGCCCAGGCGGTGGACGCGGTGTACGGGGCGTTCGCGGCGGAGGACGCGGGCGCCGGCGGCGGGGTGGAGCCGGCGGTGGCGGACGTGCTCCGGGCCATGGCGCACGGCGCGCTGATCGGGGCGCGCGGCAACTCGGGGACGATCCTGGCGGAGCTGCTGCGGGGGCTGACCGGCGCGGTGCCGCAGGCGGGTGCGCGCGCGGGTGCGGGCGGCGGTGCCGGTGAGCTGCTGGCCGTCGCGCTGCGGCGGGGCGCGGACGCGGCGCGGGCGGCGGTGGAGCACCCGGTCGAGGGCACGATGCTGACCGTCGCCGACGCCGCCGCGGCGGCCGCGGTGGCTGCGGTGACCGAGGAGGAGACGGGCGGGCCCGCGGGCGACGCGGCGCGGGTGGCGCGCGGCGCGTACGACGGCGCCCGGGAGGCGCTGGCCGCGACGACCGGGCAGTTGGAGGTGCTGCGCCGGGCGGGCGTCGTGGACGCCGGCGGGCTCGGTCTGGTGGCGGTGCTGGGCACCCTCGCCGACGCCCTGAGCGGCGCGGCCCGCCCCACGGAGCTGGGACCGGAAGGACCGGCGGGCCGCGGCCCGGGGACCCGCAGGACCGCCGCCCGCCACGACGGGAGCGCGTGTGCGGAGCCGGGCGGGGGCGGGCCGGCGTACGAGGTGATCTACCTGCTGGAGGCCGGCGACGCCGCCGTCACCCGGCTCCGGCCCCGGCTCGACGCGCTCGGCGACTCCCTCGTCGTCGTCGGCGGCGACGGGCTGTGGCGGGTGCACGTGCACGTCGACGACGCCGGTGCCGCCGTCGAGGCGGGCGTCGAGGCCGGCCGCCCGTACCGCATCCGGATCACCCATCTCCCGGCCGGCCCCGCCCCCGGCGCGCCCCCGAGCGTGAAGTCCGGAGACGGCGGGCCCGAGGGCCGGGCGGTCGTCGCCGTCGTGCCGGGCGACGGGCTGGCCGCGCTGTGCGCGCAGGCGGGTGCGGGGGTGGTGACCGTACGGGAGGGGGAGCCGCCCGCGAGCGGGGAGCTGGCCGAGGCGATGCGGCGGACGGGCGCGGGGGAGGTCGTCCTGCTGCCGAACGACGCGGAGTTGCGGCACACGGCGGCCGTGGCGGTGGAGGAGGCGCGCGCGTCCGGCGTGCGCGCGGCCCTCATCCCCACGCGCGCGGCGGTCCAGGGCCTCGCGGCGCTGGCGGTGCACGACCCGCGGCGGCGCTTCGACGAGGACGTCGTCTCCATGACGGCGGCGGCCGGCGCCACGCGGCACGCGGAGCTCGCGGTCGCGGAGCAGGAGGCGTGGACGACGGCGGGGATCTGCCGCCCGGGCGACGTGCTCGGGGTGGTGGAGGGCGACGTGGCGGTGGTCGGCGCCGACCTGGCGGAGACCGCGGAGGCCGTGCTGGACCGGATGCTCGCGGGCGGCGGCGAGTTGGTCACGCTGGTGCTGGGCCCGGACCTGCCGGAGGGCTTCGGCGCCCGGCTGGAGGCGCACGTACGGGGCGGGCATCTGGCGGTGGACACGGTGGTGTACGACGGCGGGAGCCAGTCGGCGCCGCTGCTGATCGGGGTGGAGTAG
- a CDS encoding tetratricopeptide repeat protein encodes MSAGAPSPAPAGPPADIDAFRRAMHDNAQQPEGPGRNAGAERLLAEAERTGRPAFVVEGLIHLLQTYNFSSEQDKMFVPFARLLRMWDERPGDFDEEDTHHLFWMFKWVSAGMTDQPHIPLAAMEKWLAEMERRYRLAGHSERAVRQAEYHIAEHVGDDARAARAYAAWRAAERDAKSDCHACELRGQGGWEAGHGDDAAALDLWRPVLDGVHACAHEPHATLAESLLPLLRLGRFDEARANHLRGHRMVRRMESMRFAFARHVEFCALTGNEARGLELLAERPAYLTDRGEPSSLMAYLAVTALLTRRLAALGLGAERVVSPPSAGSAGREWTVVELRAYAEREALALAARFDARNGTAAVSGGVRERMTRKPLAERLPLGLRARRPGRRGGAPAAGDAAAPGDAPAPGVRTGVAELLDTARERTAARRPDAVRAWADAARAAAEAGTELHVRDRAEIAAHRAMAPETTAGEAAALLATAAGLFETADDPGRAAVSRARAAFALALDGRADDALAAVEDPCARALALHAEGRATAADAAAALICRARVHTLRGDGPAPAGPHRPDPAGTGTGEPADTAREPGGPGSPRTAAEAVAAVLAFAAPYADDPRVAGRIAEAHELRAELAARHGETERAAALYEQAVAGYAAAGVPWNAVRAQSALAGAASRLGDRETAERAARGALEHGAAHGRPAGQAGLHLQLADILCNTGRDAEGAEHLLEAALWADEAGDSADVGAWARHHLGGALLRLGRAAEAAAVLEDALADLSAEVHGEGSVVQTRWWLGDAMGRLREHKHAAEQYVLAAEIAAGWAGDGARDHAMLATLAAQSLSAAEADAQADRAYARAGALWRELGDVPSLIRTLRARAWLALRPGGAGAAAGRALMTEAERELTAALRATPEEPTGAAPTATAATQGTDGPPEAAPTPADTPDTRAATAAGPVPDDADPAGGPPVRGGRRDVLLAELATTHRQTGDLITAASGHTPHDPDESAAATARAAYEEGLGHVLRAVTGFAELGPECLDEYTGAQLLAAWLEADLGRPEAAARRARAVLAAYGEGDAGTESAQSRRDEARALLDYAER; translated from the coding sequence ATGAGCGCCGGCGCCCCCTCCCCCGCGCCCGCCGGGCCCCCCGCCGACATCGACGCCTTCCGCCGGGCGATGCACGACAACGCGCAGCAGCCCGAGGGGCCCGGGCGCAACGCCGGTGCCGAGCGGCTGCTCGCCGAGGCGGAGCGGACCGGCCGGCCCGCGTTCGTCGTCGAGGGCCTGATCCACCTGCTGCAGACGTACAACTTCAGCTCCGAGCAGGACAAGATGTTCGTCCCCTTCGCGCGGCTGCTGCGCATGTGGGACGAGCGGCCCGGGGACTTCGACGAGGAGGACACCCACCACCTCTTCTGGATGTTCAAGTGGGTCTCCGCCGGGATGACCGACCAGCCGCACATCCCGCTGGCGGCGATGGAGAAGTGGCTCGCCGAGATGGAGCGCCGCTACCGCCTCGCGGGCCACAGCGAACGCGCCGTGCGGCAGGCGGAGTACCACATCGCCGAGCACGTCGGCGACGACGCGCGCGCCGCCCGCGCGTACGCGGCCTGGCGCGCCGCCGAGCGCGACGCCAAGAGCGACTGCCACGCCTGCGAGCTGCGCGGCCAGGGCGGTTGGGAGGCGGGGCACGGCGACGACGCGGCGGCGCTCGACCTGTGGCGGCCGGTGCTCGACGGCGTGCACGCCTGCGCCCACGAGCCGCACGCCACGCTCGCGGAGTCGCTGCTGCCGCTGCTGCGGCTGGGCCGCTTCGACGAGGCGCGGGCCAACCATCTGCGCGGGCACCGGATGGTGCGCCGGATGGAGAGCATGCGGTTCGCGTTCGCGCGGCACGTGGAGTTCTGCGCGCTGACGGGCAACGAGGCGCGGGGGCTCGAACTGCTGGCGGAGCGGCCGGCGTATCTGACGGACCGGGGGGAGCCGTCGAGCCTGATGGCGTACCTGGCGGTGACGGCGCTGCTGACACGGCGGCTGGCGGCGCTGGGCCTGGGCGCGGAGCGGGTGGTGAGCCCGCCGAGTGCGGGGAGCGCCGGCCGGGAGTGGACGGTCGTGGAGCTGCGGGCGTACGCGGAGCGGGAGGCGCTGGCGCTGGCGGCCCGCTTCGACGCGCGCAACGGCACGGCGGCGGTGTCGGGCGGCGTGCGCGAGCGGATGACGCGCAAGCCGCTGGCGGAGCGGCTGCCGCTGGGCCTGCGCGCGCGCCGGCCGGGGCGGCGGGGCGGTGCGCCGGCGGCCGGTGATGCGGCGGCGCCCGGTGACGCCCCGGCACCGGGCGTGCGGACCGGGGTGGCGGAGCTGCTCGACACGGCCCGGGAGCGGACGGCCGCCCGCCGCCCCGACGCGGTACGGGCCTGGGCGGACGCGGCGCGAGCGGCGGCGGAGGCGGGCACGGAGCTGCACGTACGCGACCGCGCCGAGATCGCCGCCCACCGCGCGATGGCCCCGGAGACGACGGCCGGCGAGGCCGCGGCCCTGCTCGCCACGGCGGCCGGGCTGTTCGAGACCGCGGACGACCCGGGCCGGGCGGCGGTGTCGCGCGCCCGCGCGGCGTTCGCCCTCGCGCTCGACGGCCGTGCGGACGACGCCCTGGCCGCGGTCGAGGACCCCTGCGCCCGGGCGCTGGCGCTGCACGCCGAGGGCCGCGCCACGGCCGCCGACGCGGCGGCGGCGCTGATCTGCCGGGCCCGTGTCCACACCCTGCGCGGCGACGGCCCGGCACCCGCCGGGCCGCACAGACCGGACCCCGCCGGGACCGGTACCGGCGAGCCCGCGGACACGGCCCGCGAGCCCGGGGGCCCGGGCTCTCCCCGCACCGCCGCCGAAGCAGTGGCCGCCGTGCTGGCCTTCGCCGCGCCGTACGCGGACGACCCGCGCGTCGCCGGCCGGATCGCCGAGGCACACGAACTCCGGGCCGAACTCGCCGCCCGCCACGGCGAGACGGAGCGCGCCGCCGCGCTGTACGAGCAGGCCGTCGCCGGGTACGCCGCCGCCGGTGTCCCCTGGAACGCGGTGCGGGCCCAGTCCGCGCTCGCCGGTGCCGCCTCGCGGCTCGGCGACCGCGAGACCGCGGAGCGCGCCGCGCGCGGCGCGCTGGAGCACGGCGCCGCGCACGGCCGCCCCGCCGGACAGGCCGGCCTGCACCTGCAGCTCGCCGACATCCTCTGCAACACCGGCCGCGACGCCGAGGGCGCCGAGCACCTGCTCGAAGCCGCCCTCTGGGCCGACGAGGCCGGCGACTCCGCCGACGTGGGCGCCTGGGCCCGCCACCACCTCGGCGGCGCCCTGCTCCGCCTGGGCCGGGCGGCGGAGGCGGCGGCGGTGCTGGAGGACGCTCTCGCCGACCTGAGCGCGGAGGTGCACGGCGAAGGGTCCGTGGTCCAGACCCGCTGGTGGCTGGGCGACGCCATGGGGCGGCTCAGGGAGCACAAGCACGCGGCGGAGCAGTACGTGCTGGCCGCGGAGATCGCCGCGGGCTGGGCCGGCGACGGGGCCCGCGACCACGCGATGCTGGCGACGCTGGCCGCGCAGTCGCTGAGCGCGGCGGAGGCCGACGCCCAGGCCGACCGCGCGTACGCGCGCGCGGGCGCGCTCTGGCGGGAGCTGGGCGACGTCCCGTCGCTGATCCGCACGCTCAGGGCCCGCGCCTGGCTGGCCCTCCGGCCGGGCGGGGCGGGGGCGGCGGCGGGCCGGGCGCTGATGACCGAGGCGGAACGGGAGCTGACGGCGGCCCTGCGCGCCACGCCGGAGGAGCCGACGGGGGCCGCACCGACCGCCACGGCCGCCACCCAAGGGACCGACGGGCCGCCGGAGGCGGCTCCCACACCCGCGGACACCCCGGACACCCGAGCGGCGACCGCGGCCGGCCCGGTCCCGGACGACGCCGACCCCGCCGGCGGCCCTCCGGTACGCGGCGGGCGTCGCGACGTGCTGCTCGCCGAACTCGCCACCACGCACCGGCAGACCGGCGACCTGATCACCGCCGCCTCCGGCCACACCCCGCACGACCCCGACGAGAGTGCCGCCGCCACCGCCCGTGCCGCGTACGAGGAGGGCCTGGGCCACGTCCTGCGCGCCGTGACCGGCTTCGCCGAGCTGGGCCCCGAGTGCCTCGACGAGTACACCGGGGCCCAACTGCTCGCCGCCTGGCTGGAGGCCGACCTCGGCCGCCCCGAGGCGGCGGCGCGGCGCGCCCGCGCGGTGCTCGCCGCGTACGGGGAGGGGGACGCCGGGACGGAGTCCGCGCAGTCCCGCCGCGACGAGGCGCGGGCGCTGCTGGACTACGCGGAGCGCTGA
- the recG gene encoding ATP-dependent DNA helicase RecG, with protein MSVLEEPLKTSVGDRTAKAMAEHLDLHTAGDLLHHYPRRYAERGELTRLADLEVDEHVTVVAQVEKAAMLGTGRGRRLEVVITDGSGRLTLVFFGRGAYHPQKELLPGRRALFAGKVTVFNRKRQLAHPDFKPLAGQDSGGADAEADEWAGKLLPLYPACRQLASWQLQQAVDTVLDGLEATGWAGVADPLPEALRTERGLVPLREALLKVHRPKTKADLWAARDRLKWDEAFVLQVALARRRHADGQLPAVPRVAAAEGLLADFDARLPFTLTEGQRRVSADIFADLATDHPMHRLLQGEVGSGKTLVALRAMLAVVDAGGQAAMLAPTEVLAQQHHRSITEMMGELAEAGLLGGAEHGTKVELLTGSAGAAARRRALLDLATGEAGIVVGTHALIEDKVQFHDLGLVVVDEQHRFGVEQRDALRAKGNRGDDKRTPHLLVMTATPIPRTVAMTVFGDLETSVLDQLPAGRSPIASHVVPAADKPHFLSRAWERVREEVEGGHQAYVVCPRIGDSAEETEPQGGKGAKGAKGSKGAKGDRGAGEAPSPEDEAEKRPPLAVLDIAAQLSAAPGAPLAGLKVEVLHGRMQPDAKDDVMRRFAAGEVDVLVATTVIEVGVNVPNATVMVIMDADRFGVSQLHQLRGRVGRGAAAGLCLLVTEMPEGTPARTRLDAVAATQDGFRLSRVDLEQRREGDVLGQAQSGARSSLRMLAVIDDEDVIAEARDAAAALVAEDPELAAYPELRGALASLLDDEREQFLDKG; from the coding sequence GTGTCCGTGCTGGAAGAGCCCCTGAAGACGTCCGTCGGCGACCGGACCGCCAAGGCCATGGCGGAGCACCTGGATCTGCACACGGCCGGAGACCTGCTGCACCACTACCCCCGGCGGTACGCCGAGCGCGGCGAGCTGACGCGGCTGGCGGACCTGGAGGTCGACGAGCACGTCACGGTCGTCGCGCAGGTGGAGAAGGCCGCCATGCTGGGTACGGGCCGGGGTCGCCGGCTCGAAGTGGTCATCACCGACGGCAGCGGCCGGCTGACCCTCGTGTTCTTCGGGCGCGGCGCGTACCACCCGCAGAAGGAGCTGCTGCCCGGCAGGCGCGCCCTGTTCGCCGGCAAGGTCACCGTCTTCAACCGCAAGCGCCAGCTCGCCCACCCCGACTTCAAGCCGCTGGCGGGCCAGGACAGCGGGGGTGCCGACGCCGAGGCCGACGAGTGGGCGGGCAAGCTCCTGCCGCTCTACCCGGCGTGCCGGCAGCTCGCGTCCTGGCAGCTCCAGCAGGCCGTCGACACGGTGCTGGACGGGCTGGAGGCCACCGGCTGGGCGGGCGTCGCCGACCCGCTGCCCGAAGCGCTGCGGACCGAGCGCGGGCTCGTGCCGCTGCGCGAGGCGCTGCTGAAGGTGCACCGGCCGAAGACCAAGGCCGACCTGTGGGCGGCGCGGGACCGGCTGAAGTGGGACGAGGCGTTCGTCCTCCAGGTCGCCCTGGCCCGGCGGCGGCACGCGGACGGGCAGTTGCCCGCGGTGCCGCGCGTGGCGGCCGCCGAGGGACTGCTCGCGGACTTCGACGCCCGGCTGCCGTTCACGCTCACCGAGGGGCAGCGGCGGGTCTCCGCCGACATCTTCGCCGACCTGGCCACCGACCACCCCATGCACCGGCTGCTCCAGGGCGAGGTGGGCTCGGGCAAGACGCTCGTGGCGCTGCGCGCGATGCTCGCCGTCGTGGACGCGGGCGGGCAGGCGGCGATGCTCGCCCCGACCGAGGTGCTGGCGCAGCAGCACCACCGGTCGATCACCGAGATGATGGGCGAGCTGGCCGAGGCCGGCCTGCTCGGCGGCGCCGAGCACGGCACGAAGGTCGAGCTGCTCACCGGCTCCGCGGGCGCGGCGGCGCGCCGCAGGGCGCTGCTCGACCTGGCCACCGGCGAGGCGGGGATCGTCGTCGGGACCCACGCGCTGATCGAGGACAAGGTGCAGTTCCACGACCTCGGCCTGGTCGTCGTCGACGAGCAGCACCGCTTCGGCGTCGAGCAGCGGGACGCGCTGCGCGCGAAGGGCAACCGCGGGGACGACAAGCGCACGCCGCACCTGCTCGTCATGACCGCCACGCCCATCCCGCGCACGGTCGCCATGACGGTCTTCGGCGACCTGGAGACCTCCGTGCTCGACCAGCTCCCGGCCGGACGCTCGCCCATCGCCAGCCACGTCGTGCCGGCGGCCGACAAGCCGCACTTCCTCTCCCGCGCCTGGGAGCGGGTGCGCGAGGAGGTCGAGGGCGGCCACCAGGCGTACGTCGTCTGCCCGCGCATCGGCGACTCCGCGGAGGAGACGGAGCCCCAGGGCGGCAAGGGCGCGAAGGGCGCGAAGGGCTCGAAGGGCGCCAAGGGGGACAGGGGGGCCGGGGAGGCTCCGTCGCCGGAGGACGAGGCGGAGAAGCGGCCCCCGCTGGCGGTGCTGGACATCGCCGCGCAGCTCTCCGCCGCCCCGGGGGCGCCGCTGGCCGGGCTGAAGGTCGAGGTGCTGCACGGCCGGATGCAGCCGGACGCCAAGGACGACGTGATGCGCCGGTTCGCCGCGGGCGAGGTGGACGTGCTGGTCGCGACGACCGTCATCGAGGTCGGCGTCAACGTCCCCAACGCCACCGTCATGGTCATCATGGACGCCGACCGCTTCGGCGTCTCCCAGTTGCACCAGTTGCGCGGCCGGGTCGGCCGCGGCGCCGCCGCGGGGCTCTGCCTGCTCGTCACCGAGATGCCGGAGGGCACACCGGCCAGGACCCGGCTGGACGCGGTCGCCGCCACCCAGGACGGCTTCCGGCTCTCCCGCGTCGACCTGGAGCAGCGCCGCGAGGGCGACGTGCTGGGGCAGGCCCAGTCCGGGGCCCGCTCCAGCCTGCGGATGCTCGCGGTCATCGACGACGAGGACGTCATCGCCGAGGCCCGGGACGCCGCCGCGGCGCTCGTGGCCGAGGACCCGGAGCTGGCCGCGTACCCGGAGCTGCGCGGCGCGCTGGCGAGCCTGCTGGACGACGAGCGGGAGCAGTTCCTCGACAAGGGCTGA
- a CDS encoding alpha/beta hydrolase, which produces MTTVNVNEVALGIESFGADDAPLILLAGGTTMLSWPDALCERLAAGGRRVVRYDLRDSGESTTGDPEAPAYTLRDLAADAAALAGALSGGPAHLAGIGVGGMVAQVAALDHPGAFSALTLAGTRPVAPGPPDDDLPDHDEATMGRLFGHPMPDWADREAVAEFAAAGAEILGDDPAAARATAARVWDRTPGTAPPVQTANQMGMVFSRLDCTPRWRERLPGIGVPTLVVHGRRDPFFPVGNGEAIAREIPGARLLVLAEAATAIPDEAAGEVAEAMLALGQGGQSA; this is translated from the coding sequence ATGACCACCGTGAACGTCAACGAAGTCGCCCTAGGCATCGAGTCCTTCGGCGCCGACGACGCACCGCTGATCCTGCTCGCGGGCGGCACGACGATGCTCTCCTGGCCGGACGCGCTCTGCGAGCGCCTCGCCGCCGGCGGACGCCGCGTGGTCCGCTACGACCTGCGCGACAGCGGCGAGTCGACGACCGGAGACCCGGAAGCGCCCGCCTACACCCTGCGCGACCTCGCCGCCGACGCGGCCGCCCTGGCGGGCGCGCTCTCCGGCGGTCCCGCCCACCTCGCGGGGATCGGCGTCGGCGGGATGGTCGCCCAGGTGGCCGCGCTCGACCACCCCGGCGCGTTCTCCGCGCTCACCCTGGCCGGCACCCGCCCGGTCGCGCCCGGCCCGCCCGACGACGACCTCCCCGACCACGACGAGGCGACGATGGGCCGGCTGTTCGGGCACCCGATGCCCGACTGGGCCGACCGCGAGGCGGTGGCGGAGTTCGCCGCCGCCGGCGCGGAGATCCTCGGCGACGACCCCGCCGCCGCGCGCGCGACCGCCGCGCGCGTCTGGGACCGCACGCCCGGCACGGCGCCCCCGGTCCAGACGGCCAACCAGATGGGCATGGTGTTCTCCCGGCTCGACTGCACCCCGCGCTGGCGCGAGCGCCTGCCCGGGATCGGGGTGCCCACGCTCGTCGTCCACGGCCGCCGCGACCCGTTCTTCCCCGTGGGCAACGGCGAGGCGATCGCGCGCGAGATCCCCGGCGCGCGTCTGCTCGTCCTGGCGGAGGCCGCCACCGCGATCCCCGACGAGGCGGCCGGCGAAGTGGCCGAGGCGATGCTCGCGCTCGGGCAGGGCGGGCAGAGCGCGTAG
- a CDS encoding HSP90 family protein yields MTPENAAPTASHTFQVDLRGLVDLLSHHLYSSPRVYLRELLQNAVDAVTARRAADPGAPDRIRLYALPPAGGPDGERGGPAAGLRVEDSGVGLTEAEVHELLATIGRSSKRAGGLESARAGFLGQFGIGLLACFLVAERIRVVSRSARDPQAPPVEWTAADDGSYTVRTLPPAARAEPGTTVHLTQRPGCAEWFEPARVTDLARDFGALLPYDVRVGETPVTELPAVWDRPYPSPAARRVALAGHCRDVFGFTPLDAVALDVPLAGVRGVAYVLPSAVSPAQRAGHRVHLKGMLLTTRAEGLLPDWAFFVRCVVDTDSLRPTASREALYEDETLLAVREALGGAVRDWLTSLAAGDPDRLTQFLSVHHLGVKSLARHDEEMLRTMLPWLPFETTDGQVSLAEFAQRHPVVHFTRSVEEFRQVAPIASAQGIGVVNGGYTYDAELVELLPRVRPGTAVAELDPDTVTAHLDAVDPAEELALSGFLGVARARLDPLACDVVLRAFHPLTVPALHLDDRAARHERARADEEEHADELWADILGSLRGGAPRARLVLNHRSPLVRRISGLGAPELVGSAVEALYGQALLMAQRPLRPADSALLNRAFAGLLEWATHPPGAADPADRAAGEEDGR; encoded by the coding sequence ATGACACCTGAGAACGCTGCGCCCACCGCGTCCCACACCTTCCAGGTCGACCTGCGCGGCCTGGTGGACCTGCTCTCCCACCACCTGTACTCCAGTCCGCGGGTCTACCTGCGCGAGCTGCTGCAGAACGCCGTCGACGCGGTCACCGCCCGCCGCGCGGCCGACCCCGGCGCGCCGGACCGGATCCGGCTGTACGCGCTGCCGCCCGCCGGCGGCCCGGACGGGGAGCGCGGCGGCCCGGCCGCGGGGCTGCGCGTCGAGGACAGCGGCGTGGGGCTCACCGAGGCGGAGGTGCACGAGCTGCTCGCCACCATCGGCCGCAGCTCCAAGCGCGCCGGCGGCCTGGAGTCCGCGCGGGCCGGGTTCCTGGGCCAGTTCGGCATCGGTCTGCTGGCCTGCTTCCTGGTCGCCGAGCGGATCCGGGTGGTCAGCAGGTCGGCCCGCGATCCGCAGGCGCCGCCGGTGGAGTGGACGGCCGCCGACGACGGTTCGTACACCGTACGGACCCTCCCCCCGGCCGCCCGCGCCGAGCCCGGCACCACCGTGCACCTGACGCAGCGGCCCGGCTGCGCCGAGTGGTTCGAGCCCGCGCGCGTCACGGACCTCGCCCGCGACTTCGGCGCGCTCCTGCCGTACGACGTACGCGTGGGCGAGACGCCGGTCACCGAGCTGCCCGCCGTCTGGGACCGCCCGTACCCGAGCCCGGCCGCCCGCCGGGTGGCGCTCGCCGGGCACTGCCGGGACGTCTTCGGCTTCACCCCGCTCGACGCCGTCGCGCTGGACGTGCCGCTCGCGGGCGTGCGCGGGGTCGCGTACGTGCTGCCGTCCGCCGTCAGCCCCGCCCAACGCGCCGGGCACCGCGTGCATCTGAAGGGCATGCTGCTCACCACGCGCGCCGAAGGGCTGCTGCCCGACTGGGCGTTCTTCGTCCGCTGCGTGGTCGACACCGACAGCCTGCGGCCGACCGCCTCGCGGGAGGCGCTGTACGAGGACGAGACGCTCCTCGCCGTGCGCGAGGCGCTCGGCGGCGCCGTGCGGGACTGGCTGACGTCGCTGGCCGCCGGCGACCCGGACCGGCTGACGCAGTTCCTGTCCGTGCACCACCTGGGCGTGAAGTCGCTGGCCCGGCACGACGAGGAGATGCTGCGCACGATGCTGCCGTGGCTGCCGTTCGAGACCACCGACGGGCAGGTGTCACTCGCGGAGTTCGCGCAGCGCCACCCGGTGGTGCACTTCACGCGCAGCGTGGAGGAGTTCCGGCAGGTCGCGCCGATCGCCTCCGCGCAGGGCATCGGCGTCGTCAACGGCGGCTACACCTACGACGCGGAGCTGGTCGAGCTGCTGCCCCGGGTACGCCCCGGGACCGCCGTCGCCGAGCTGGACCCGGACACCGTCACCGCGCACCTGGACGCCGTCGACCCGGCCGAGGAGCTGGCCCTGTCCGGCTTCCTCGGCGTCGCCCGCGCCCGCCTCGACCCGCTCGCCTGCGACGTCGTGCTCCGCGCCTTCCACCCGCTGACGGTGCCCGCGCTCCACCTCGACGACCGCGCCGCCCGGCACGAACGGGCCCGCGCGGACGAGGAGGAGCACGCCGACGAGCTGTGGGCGGACATCCTCGGCAGCCTGCGCGGCGGCGCCCCGCGCGCCCGGCTCGTTCTCAACCACCGCAGCCCGCTGGTGCGCCGGATCAGCGGCCTGGGCGCCCCCGAGCTGGTCGGCAGCGCGGTCGAGGCGCTGTACGGGCAGGCGCTGCTCATGGCGCAGCGCCCGCTGCGGCCGGCCGACTCGGCGCTGCTGAACCGGGCGTTCGCCGGGCTGCTGGAGTGGGCCACGCACCCGCCGGGGGCGGCGGATCCCGCCGACCGCGCCGCCGGCGAGGAGGACGGCAGATGA
- the rsmD gene encoding 16S rRNA (guanine(966)-N(2))-methyltransferase RsmD: protein MTRVIAGTAGGRRLAVPPGTGTRPTSDRAREGLFSTWQTLLGTLDGLRVLDLYGGSGAVGLEALSRGAGHALLVEADARAARVIRQNVRALGLPGAEVRTARAEQVAAGPPPPYPYDVVFLDPPYEVDDAAVGEILVTLRARDWLSPGALATVERSTRGGEFPWPDGFEPLRARRYGEGTLWYGRAASPVPGPPAPSPSPSPNPDPVPKPS, encoded by the coding sequence ATGACCCGCGTGATCGCCGGCACCGCCGGCGGGCGGCGCCTGGCCGTGCCGCCCGGCACCGGCACCCGGCCCACCTCCGACCGCGCCCGCGAGGGTCTCTTCTCCACCTGGCAGACCCTGCTCGGCACGCTCGACGGCCTGCGCGTCCTCGACCTGTACGGCGGCTCCGGCGCCGTCGGCCTGGAGGCGCTGTCCCGCGGCGCCGGGCACGCGCTGCTCGTCGAGGCGGACGCCCGCGCCGCCCGGGTCATCCGGCAGAACGTCCGCGCCCTCGGCCTGCCCGGTGCCGAGGTGCGCACCGCCCGGGCCGAGCAGGTCGCCGCCGGGCCGCCGCCCCCGTACCCGTACGACGTGGTCTTCCTCGACCCGCCGTACGAGGTGGACGACGCGGCGGTGGGCGAGATACTCGTCACACTCCGTGCCCGCGACTGGCTGTCTCCGGGCGCGCTCGCCACCGTGGAGCGCAGCACCCGAGGCGGTGAATTCCCCTGGCCCGACGGGTTCGAGCCACTGCGGGCCAGGCGCTACGGCGAAGGCACGCTCTGGTACGGTCGCGCCGCCTCACCGGTCCCAGGACCGCCCGCCCCGTCCCCCTCTCCGTCCCCGAACCCGGATCCCGTACCGAAACCCTCATGA